One window of the Triticum dicoccoides isolate Atlit2015 ecotype Zavitan chromosome 3B, WEW_v2.0, whole genome shotgun sequence genome contains the following:
- the LOC119276486 gene encoding uncharacterized protein At4g18257-like, which produces MMSSPADTAPSSSSAAAPAQHPQPPAQQDGQKERRMESLGWLTESTVMPKKHKAIEGVGAASILDLKAQLYRTQEEARNSTAADAASSEFRRAKKRSGPADPLGAKNSGVDARAHKDKLELKAVKDGTACYSALEKKAELYEKLSRGELPDEEDQEKYCVDFFQKSFHQVSERRQPETATASEHVEQENESVDSMPNPKPMGLGRTGTTVDQDEHKRFVREVHDEVSQARQKASTMKHRRQEQESARREKLRQAFLKKRLDKLMAEKQASSASDDQPVS; this is translated from the exons ATGATGTCCTCACCAGCAGATACCGCGCCGTCATCCTCCTCCGCGGCCGCACCGGCTCAGCATCCGCAGCCACCGGCGCAGCAGGATGGTCAGAAGGAACGGCGGATGGAGTCGCTCGGGTGGCTGACGGAGTCCACGGTGATGCCGAAGAAGCACAAGGCCATCGAGGGTGTCGGCGCGGCATCCATACTCGACCTCAAGGCCCAGCTCTACCGCACTCAGGAGGAAGCCCGCAATTCCACTGCCGCTGACGCTGCCTCCAGCGAGTTCCGCCGCGCCAAGAAACGCTCCGGCCCCGCCGATCCCCTCGGCGCCAAGAACTCAGGCGTAGACGCACGTGCCCACAA AGATAAGCTGGAGCTGAAAGCTGTGAAAGATGGTACTGCATGTTATTCTGCCCTAGAAAAGAAGGCTGAGCTGTATGAGAAATTATCCAGGGGTGAGCTACCTGATGAAGAAGACCAGGAGAAATATTGCGTTGATTTCTTCCAGAAAAGTTTTCATCAAGTCAGCGAGCGCCGGCAGCCAGAGACTGCTACTGCGTCTGAGCATGTAGAACAAGAAAATGAGAGTGTCGATTCTATGCCAAATCCCAAGCCAATGGGCCTTGGACGAACTGGTACAACAGTTGACCAAGATGAGCACAAACGCTTTGTCAG GGAGGTTCACGACGAAGTAAGTCAAGCAAGGCAGAAGGCTTCAACGATGAAACACCGGCGACAAGAGCAGGAGTCGGCTCGTAGAGAGAAACTCAGGCAAGCTTTCCTCAAGAAGCGCCTTGATAAGTTGATGGCTGAAAAGCAGGCATCTTCGGCCAGTGATGACCAACCAGTTAGCTAG
- the LOC119276485 gene encoding GDSL esterase/lipase At4g10955-like: MIKKQAKRQHCVARDLTVEERSMAKPAPTKNAGDAATAVVPVPSPFEYHVYGPRKLSFTSWRDLLSSSWKNPDYRRMVIACFIQGAYLLELDRQEKRDERTSLAPQWWRPFKYRLVQALVDERDGSIYGAVLEWDRQAALSDYIPFRPTRAPAAVVALRGTLLKAPTFRRDVVDDLRFLAWDSLKGSVRFAGALAALRAAARKFGVANVCVGGHSLGAGFALQVGKALAKEGVFVECHVFNPPSVSLVMSLKGFAETAGELWGRVRAWIPYMGTQAGGDAGGGSNSESEAKASLARAGMAKWLPHLYINTNDYICCYYSDAASGTATVAVGSGGGSGTSKAGVARMVVVSKGPSKFLAAHGLEQWWADDVELQVALNHSKLVDRQLRSLYAPPPAAPAARS, translated from the exons ATGATAAAAA AGCAGGCGAAAAGGCAGCACTGCGTGGCTCGCGACTTGACGGTGGAGGAACGATCAATGGCCAAGCCGGCTCCGACTAAGAACGCCGGCGACGCAGCAACGGCGGTGGTGCCAGTGCCGAGTCCGTTCGAGTACCATGTCTATGGCCCCCGCAAGCTGTCCTTCACCAGCTGGAGAGATCTTCTTAGCTCAAGCTG GAAGAACCCTGACTACCGGCGGATGGTGATCGCGTGCTTCATCCAGGGGGCGTACCTGCTGGAGCTGGACCGGCAGGAGAAGCGGGACGAGCGCACCAGCCTCGCGCCGCAGTGGTGGCGCCCGTTCAAGTACAGGCTGGTCCAGGCGCTCGTCGACGAGCGCGACGGCTCCATCTACGGCGCCGTCCTCGAGTGGGACCGCCAGGCCGCGCTCTCGGACTACATCCCGTTCCGGCCCACCCGCGCGCCCGCCGCCGTCGTGGCGCTGCGCGGCACGCTGCTCAAGGCGCCCACGTTCCGCCGCGACGTCGTCGACGACCTCCGCTTCCTGGCCTGGGACAGCCTCAAGGGCTCCGTGCGCTTCGCCGGCGCGCTGGCGGCGCTGCGGGCGGCCGCGCGCAAGTTCGGCGTCGCCAACGTGTGCGTGGGCGGGCACTCGCTGGGCGCCGGGTTCGCGCTGCAGGTGGGCAAGGCGCTGGCCAAGGAGGGCGTCTTCGTGGAGTGCCACGTGTTCAACCCGCCGTCCGTGTCGCTGGTCATGAGCCTCAAGGGCTTCGCCGAGACGGCCGGCGAGCTGTGGGGCCGCGTGCGCGCTTGGATACCCTACATGGGCACCCAAGCCGGCGGGGACGCGGGCGGCGGCAGCAACAGCGAGagcgaggccaaggcgtcgctggcgcGCGCCGGGATGGCCAAGTGGCTGCCGCACCTCTACATTAACACCAACGACTACATCTGCTGCTACTACAGCGACGCCGCGAGCGGGACGGCCACCGTGGCCGTCGGCAGCGGGGGCGGGAGCGGCACTAGCAAGGCCGGCGTGGCGAGGATGGTGGTTGTTTCCAAGGGGCCGAGCAAGTTCCTGGCCGCGCACGGGCTGGAGCAGTGGTGGGCTGACGATGTCGAGCTGCAGGTGGCGCTCAACCACAGCAAACTCGTCGACCGCCAGCTCAGGTCGCTCTACGCCCCGCCACCAGCCGCACCAGCCGCTCGGAGTTAG